Proteins co-encoded in one Dama dama isolate Ldn47 chromosome 2, ASM3311817v1, whole genome shotgun sequence genomic window:
- the LOC133067167 gene encoding olfactory receptor 8B3-like has product MAPGNGSFVTAFILEGLTDQLDLQVPLFFLFLLMYMVTVMGNLSLIILIGINSHLHTPMYFFLFNLSFTDLCYSSVFTPKMLVDFLSKENIISYMGCMTQFYFFCFFVVSECYVLTSMAYDRYVAICSPLLYHAAMSPKVCSSLMFGSYLMAFSGAMAHTGCMLRLTFCDANTINHYFCDIHPLLQLSCTSTYVTELVVFIMAGINIIVPSLTIFVSYGLILSSILHIKSMEGRSRAFSTCSSHIIAVSLFFGSGAFVYLKSSSTGSMDEGKISSVFYTNVVPMMNPLVYSLRNKDVKNALRKTLRRRKY; this is encoded by the coding sequence ATGGCTCCTGGGAATGGGTCTTTCGTGACTGCATTTATCCTGGAGGGGTTAACAGACCAACTGGATCTCCAAGTTCCcttgtttttcctgtttctatTAATGTATATGGTTACTGTGATGGGAAATTTGAGCCTGATAATCCTAATTGGGATAAATTCACATctgcacacccccatgtactttttcctctttaactTGTCCTTCACAGACCTCTGTTATTCTTCAGTATTTACACCCAAAATGCTGGTAGATTTCTTATCGAAGGAGAATATTATCTCTTACATGGGGTGCATGACTCAGTTCtacttcttctgtttttttgtcGTTTCTGAATGCTATGTGCTGACGTCAATGGCCTATgatcgctatgtggccatctgtagcCCACTCTTGTATCATGCTGCCATGTCCCCTAAGGTGTGTTCCAGCCTTATGTTTGGTTCCTACCTGATGGCATTTTCTGGTGCCATGGCTCACACTGGATGCATGCTGCGACTGACCTTCTGTGATGCAAACACCATCAACCATTATTTCTGTGACATCCACCCTCTGCTTCAGCTCTCCTGCACAAGTACCTACGTCACTGAGCTGGTAGTTTTCATCATGGCGGGCATCAACATCATTGTGCCCAGTCTCACCATCTTTGTCTCTTATGGTCTCATCCTGTCCAGCATCCTCCACATCAAGTCCATGGAGGGCAGGTCCAGAGCCTTCAGCACCTGCAGTTCCCACATCATTGCTGTTTCTCTGTTCTTTGGATCTGGGGCATTTGTTTATCTCAAATCATCTTCTACTGGATCTATGGATGAGGGAAAAATCTCTTCTGTCTTTTATACCAATGTGGTTCCCATGATGAACCCCTTAGTCTACAGTCTGAGGaacaaagatgttaaaaatgctCTGAGAAAAACCCTGAGGAGAAGAAAGTATTGA